Proteins encoded together in one Thalassotalea crassostreae window:
- a CDS encoding nitrate reductase, whose product MSISSNAQVAFKAERKQTSCAYCGVGCGLDIEIHNDSPVKLQGTTSHPANQGRVCVKGNSLLDTIATKGRLLQPEINQQPVSWDEATEHVASKFNDIIDQHGKDAVAFYVSGQLLTEDYYLANKLMKGYIGSANIDTNSRLCMSSAVSSYKRAFGEDVVPCEYQDLEKADVIFFVGSNAAWTHPVLFQRMQAAKIQNPKLQFVALDPRKTATTELADIHLQLAPGSDAGFYNGLLKYLNESDAIDQQYIEDSTNGFNDALTQANYWTLDKVSEFCQLDPFDIEQAYRLFADHKNVISFYSMGINQSNSGTDKCNSIINCHLASGKIGKSGAGPFSITGQPNAMGGREVGALCNQLTAHLEVENKEHQGIVQSYWQSPTIATQVGTSATEIIENIEQGTIKAIWIMATNPVVSLPDRERVIAALNKCELVVVSDCVEKNDTLEYANVKLPATTWLEKDGTVTNSERVISRQRGMIDAPGQAKNDWQIISEVASKMGFKGFDYQHPYQIFAEFCELTGIASKGERLLDISPLKPNSKQQFDTMMPTRWPISDSGSSSSASQLHHRPFANGRFSTKSRKANFIAITPVLPQLETAPKFPFVLNTGRIRDQWHSMTRTSTATHLNQHISVPKLSINTIDGKRLNIKANDWIKAKSSVGEVMVEADLSEDVKPGQCFMPIHWNQQFASDANVSNLFPSVVDPVSKQPQLKQVRVAIEKIDVRFLTKIEVKNEYAQRIDVSGLSLYGKALYRKTLYQHCQSYLVAETEHERSNNNAETIVLESTLKQLKSMLGQEVQWLSLLAANDGIGRFVGSIDGTLAVIVECFDLNNVDSIKSDKPIFPETNVGWLEHVFEQPQLSQQHKVAILKSEPAAEFLKGKQICSCFNVHQTEIEDAIMSGSDNLEKLAVTLKCGSGCGSCKTDLTQMIKDHKTQLSGHSSKTILPENIITMGGC is encoded by the coding sequence ATGTCGATTAGTAGTAATGCCCAAGTCGCTTTTAAAGCAGAAAGAAAGCAAACCAGCTGCGCTTATTGTGGTGTTGGTTGTGGGTTGGATATTGAAATTCATAATGATAGCCCTGTAAAGCTTCAGGGCACTACATCACACCCTGCCAATCAAGGAAGAGTCTGTGTCAAAGGAAATAGTTTGCTCGACACGATTGCTACCAAAGGGCGTTTACTACAACCTGAAATAAATCAACAACCAGTAAGCTGGGATGAAGCGACTGAACATGTCGCTAGCAAATTCAATGATATTATTGACCAGCATGGTAAAGATGCGGTCGCGTTTTATGTTTCAGGACAGCTACTAACCGAAGATTATTACCTGGCTAACAAACTGATGAAGGGCTATATAGGTAGCGCTAACATAGATACCAACTCACGTTTGTGTATGTCTTCTGCCGTGTCTAGCTATAAAAGAGCATTCGGTGAAGATGTTGTACCCTGTGAATATCAAGATTTAGAAAAAGCCGATGTGATATTTTTTGTTGGCTCAAATGCTGCTTGGACTCATCCGGTATTATTTCAGCGCATGCAGGCCGCTAAAATCCAAAATCCAAAACTGCAATTTGTTGCACTTGATCCGAGAAAAACAGCGACAACCGAGCTCGCAGATATTCATCTACAGCTTGCACCGGGTAGTGATGCTGGTTTTTACAATGGATTACTAAAATATTTGAATGAAAGCGACGCAATTGACCAGCAATACATCGAAGATTCAACCAATGGTTTTAATGATGCTTTAACACAGGCAAATTATTGGACCTTGGATAAGGTTAGCGAATTTTGTCAGTTAGACCCGTTTGACATTGAACAGGCCTATCGTCTTTTTGCTGATCATAAAAATGTGATTAGCTTTTATTCAATGGGTATTAACCAATCGAACTCTGGTACGGATAAATGTAATTCTATTATCAATTGCCATTTGGCATCGGGCAAAATTGGCAAGTCCGGTGCAGGCCCATTTTCGATTACCGGACAACCTAATGCAATGGGCGGGCGAGAGGTTGGCGCTTTATGTAATCAATTAACTGCTCATTTGGAAGTGGAAAATAAAGAACATCAAGGGATAGTTCAATCTTATTGGCAGTCACCAACAATTGCGACTCAAGTGGGAACAAGTGCTACTGAAATTATTGAGAATATCGAGCAGGGTACTATCAAAGCAATCTGGATTATGGCGACTAACCCCGTTGTTAGTCTTCCCGATAGAGAGCGAGTAATTGCAGCATTAAACAAGTGTGAATTGGTTGTTGTCTCTGATTGTGTAGAGAAAAACGACACACTTGAGTATGCGAACGTTAAGCTACCTGCAACTACATGGCTTGAAAAAGATGGTACCGTCACTAATTCTGAACGAGTAATCTCTCGTCAAAGAGGAATGATAGATGCTCCTGGACAAGCAAAAAATGATTGGCAAATAATCTCTGAAGTCGCTAGTAAAATGGGCTTTAAAGGTTTTGATTACCAACATCCATATCAAATATTTGCTGAGTTTTGTGAGTTAACTGGCATTGCAAGTAAAGGCGAACGTCTACTTGATATTTCACCGTTAAAGCCAAACAGCAAACAGCAATTCGATACCATGATGCCGACTCGTTGGCCAATTAGTGATAGCGGTTCATCATCCTCTGCTTCGCAACTACATCACCGACCTTTTGCTAATGGCAGGTTTTCTACTAAAAGCAGAAAAGCGAATTTTATTGCCATAACTCCGGTATTGCCACAATTAGAAACGGCGCCTAAGTTTCCATTTGTGCTCAACACTGGCCGTATACGTGATCAATGGCATTCAATGACGAGAACCTCAACTGCGACTCATTTGAACCAACACATTAGCGTACCGAAATTATCGATTAATACTATTGATGGCAAAAGATTGAATATCAAAGCTAATGACTGGATCAAAGCGAAGTCATCCGTAGGTGAAGTGATGGTAGAAGCCGATTTAAGTGAAGACGTTAAGCCAGGCCAGTGTTTCATGCCAATACACTGGAATCAACAATTTGCTTCTGATGCTAATGTGAGTAACTTGTTCCCAAGTGTTGTAGATCCAGTTTCTAAGCAGCCACAGTTAAAACAGGTGAGAGTGGCAATTGAAAAGATTGATGTTAGATTTCTGACTAAAATTGAAGTTAAAAATGAGTACGCACAGCGCATTGACGTATCTGGGTTAAGTTTATATGGAAAAGCTTTATATCGAAAAACTTTATATCAACATTGCCAAAGTTACTTAGTAGCAGAAACAGAGCATGAGCGGTCAAACAATAATGCTGAAACAATCGTTCTTGAATCTACTCTAAAGCAATTAAAGTCTATGCTAGGGCAAGAAGTTCAATGGTTAAGCTTACTCGCGGCTAATGATGGTATCGGCAGGTTTGTTGGCTCAATAGACGGCACACTAGCGGTTATAGTTGAATGTTTTGATCTGAATAATGTTGATAGCATTAAAAGTGACAAGCCGATCTTTCCGGAAACCAATGTCGGTTGGTTGGAGCACGTGTTTGAACAACCGCAATTATCACAACAGCATAAAGTCGCAATATTGAAATCGGAACCGGCAGCTGAGTTTCTTAAAGGGAAACAAATTTGTAGTTGTTTTAATGTCCACCAAACGGAAATAGAAGACGCGATTATGAGTGGTTCAGACAATCTAGAAAAGCTTGCTGTTACATTAAAATGCGGTAGCGGCTGTGGTAGTTGCAAAACCGACCTAACTCAAATGATCAAAGATCATAAAACTCAGTTAAGCGGTCACTCATCTAAAACCATTCTGCCTGAAAATATCATCACAATGGGTGGTTGCTAA
- the nirD gene encoding nitrite reductase small subunit NirD, producing the protein MSNVEKQWVEVCEQDALVKDAGVCALVKDQQVAIFHLERSEEKLFAVSNYCPIGKANVISRGIVGSVANEPVIASPLYKQQFSLKSGRCLQQEDALLKTYPVRLENGQVQILA; encoded by the coding sequence ATGAGTAATGTAGAAAAGCAATGGGTAGAAGTATGTGAGCAAGATGCACTAGTTAAAGACGCTGGCGTATGTGCATTAGTGAAAGACCAACAAGTAGCAATTTTTCATTTAGAACGCAGTGAAGAAAAATTGTTTGCTGTGTCAAATTATTGCCCGATTGGTAAAGCAAATGTTATTTCTCGCGGTATCGTAGGTAGTGTCGCTAATGAACCAGTGATCGCATCGCCATTGTACAAACAGCAGTTCTCTTTAAAAAGTGGCCGTTGTTTGCAACAAGAAGATGCTTTGTTGAAAACTTATCCGGTGCGTTTAGAAAACGGCCAAGTACAGATCTTAGCATAG
- the nirB gene encoding nitrite reductase large subunit NirB produces MLVKQKVVVVGNGMVGHHLVEQLQAQSDNTEVTVLSAEPRLAYDRVHLSEFFSGKTADDLSMTNPEQYEAWGVDFRTNAKVVNIDKVNKQVVTETGEVFSYDKLVLATGSYPFVPPIPGKDRDHCLVYRTIDDLHAISKSAETSKVGVVIGGGLLGLEAANALKELGLETHVVEFAPQLMGVQVDAGGGAVLRNKIEELGVQVHTSKATNVIEDGEQCRYKLCFSDDTVLETDLILFSAGIRPYDNLAREFDLEIGERGGITINNQCQTSDANIYAIGECALWNNFIFGLVAPGYAMAKVAAKHICGEMDSFTGADMSTKLKLMGVEVGSIGDAHGKTPGSLAYTYDDQPEGVYKKIVVSSDKTKLLGAVLVGDTSNYDSLLQYMLNGIELPESPESLILPSVDGAVTLGASALPDTATICSCLNVTKKDIVDAVDQGCTELAQVKSCTKASTGCGGCAALLKDVFENELETRGVEVKKDICEHFAYSRKELFDLIKVEQIKTFDELIEKHGQGLGCEICKPTTASILASIYNDYILEKLHLPLQDSNDNFLANLQKDGTYSVVPRIAGGEITPDKLIVIGEVAKKYNLYTKITGGQRIDMFGARVEQLPPIWQELIDAGFETGHAYGKSVRTVKSCVGQTWCRFGVQDSLDMALEVENRYKGIRSPHKLKFAVSGCTRECAEAQSKDIGIIATENGWNLYVCGNGGMRPRHADLFATDLDSETLIKYIDRILVFYIKTADRLQRTSVWMESLEGGLDYLKQVVIDDSLNICEEMEAQMAALVGRYQCEWKTTLEDPIAMQRFKSFVNSDESDDNIVFVEEREQIRPVREEERIAIVVEP; encoded by the coding sequence ATGTTGGTTAAGCAAAAAGTTGTCGTTGTTGGAAACGGCATGGTAGGTCACCATTTGGTGGAGCAATTACAAGCTCAATCGGACAATACAGAAGTTACGGTTTTATCAGCAGAACCTCGTCTTGCATACGATAGGGTGCATTTGTCAGAGTTTTTCTCTGGTAAAACTGCAGATGACTTATCAATGACAAATCCTGAGCAATATGAAGCATGGGGTGTTGATTTTAGAACCAATGCTAAAGTCGTTAACATTGATAAAGTAAACAAACAGGTTGTTACTGAAACCGGCGAAGTATTTAGTTACGACAAGCTAGTCCTAGCAACTGGTTCATACCCTTTTGTGCCACCAATCCCAGGCAAAGATAGAGATCATTGTTTAGTTTATCGCACGATTGATGATTTACATGCTATTTCTAAAAGCGCTGAAACTAGTAAAGTAGGTGTTGTCATTGGTGGTGGATTGCTTGGTTTAGAAGCAGCTAATGCGCTGAAAGAGCTCGGTTTAGAAACTCATGTGGTTGAATTTGCCCCACAACTTATGGGTGTGCAAGTTGATGCTGGTGGCGGAGCTGTGCTGCGCAACAAGATTGAAGAACTTGGCGTGCAGGTGCATACATCAAAAGCTACTAATGTCATTGAAGATGGTGAACAGTGTCGTTATAAGCTGTGTTTTAGTGACGACACAGTTTTAGAAACCGACTTAATTCTGTTTTCTGCAGGTATCCGTCCTTATGATAATTTAGCCCGTGAATTTGATTTAGAAATTGGCGAACGCGGCGGTATTACCATCAACAACCAATGTCAAACATCCGATGCCAACATATACGCGATTGGTGAGTGTGCTTTATGGAATAACTTTATCTTTGGTTTGGTCGCTCCAGGCTATGCAATGGCCAAAGTTGCCGCAAAACATATCTGCGGTGAAATGGATTCATTTACTGGTGCGGACATGAGTACCAAGTTAAAACTAATGGGCGTTGAAGTTGGTTCAATCGGGGATGCACATGGTAAAACTCCTGGAAGCCTTGCATATACTTATGACGATCAACCTGAAGGGGTATACAAGAAAATTGTCGTTAGCAGCGATAAAACGAAATTGCTTGGTGCCGTTTTAGTCGGTGATACCAGTAACTACGACAGCTTATTGCAATATATGCTAAATGGTATTGAATTACCGGAATCGCCAGAAAGTTTGATACTGCCAAGTGTTGATGGTGCAGTAACGTTAGGTGCGAGTGCGCTTCCAGATACTGCGACAATATGTTCGTGTCTAAACGTAACCAAAAAAGATATTGTCGACGCTGTAGACCAAGGTTGTACGGAACTTGCTCAAGTTAAAAGTTGTACTAAAGCAAGTACAGGTTGTGGCGGCTGTGCGGCGCTATTGAAAGACGTTTTTGAGAATGAGCTTGAAACTCGTGGTGTTGAGGTGAAAAAGGATATTTGTGAACATTTTGCTTATTCAAGAAAAGAATTATTCGACCTGATCAAAGTTGAACAGATAAAGACTTTTGACGAACTAATCGAAAAGCATGGACAAGGCTTAGGCTGTGAAATTTGTAAACCAACCACTGCGTCAATTCTAGCTTCTATCTACAATGACTATATTTTAGAAAAGCTACATTTACCGCTGCAAGATTCAAATGATAATTTCTTAGCTAACCTTCAAAAAGACGGTACTTACTCAGTAGTACCGCGTATCGCTGGTGGCGAAATTACACCTGATAAGCTTATTGTCATAGGTGAAGTTGCAAAGAAATATAACCTTTATACCAAAATAACCGGCGGCCAACGTATTGATATGTTTGGCGCTCGAGTCGAACAACTACCACCAATTTGGCAAGAATTAATTGATGCAGGATTTGAAACCGGTCATGCCTACGGTAAATCTGTACGTACAGTTAAATCATGTGTAGGACAAACATGGTGTCGTTTCGGTGTTCAAGATTCACTCGATATGGCTTTAGAAGTTGAAAATCGTTACAAGGGTATTCGTTCACCGCATAAGCTTAAATTTGCGGTATCCGGTTGTACTCGAGAATGTGCAGAAGCACAAAGTAAAGACATCGGCATCATTGCGACAGAAAACGGTTGGAACCTTTATGTCTGTGGTAATGGTGGCATGCGACCACGTCATGCAGACTTGTTTGCTACCGATTTGGATTCGGAAACTTTGATTAAATACATCGACAGAATCCTGGTTTTCTATATAAAAACTGCTGATAGATTACAAAGAACTTCTGTTTGGATGGAAAGTTTGGAAGGCGGTCTTGATTACTTAAAGCAAGTAGTTATCGACGATTCACTCAATATCTGCGAAGAAATGGAAGCTCAAATGGCCGCACTTGTTGGTCGATATCAATGTGAATGGAAAACAACATTAGAAGATCCAATTGCAATGCAACGATTTAAATCATTCGTTAATAGCGACGAAAGTGATGACAATATCGTCTTTGTGGAAGAGCGTGAACAAATTCGTCCAGTTCGAGAAGAAGAGAGAATTGCGATAGTAGTTGAGCCATAA
- a CDS encoding Gfo/Idh/MocA family protein, which produces MKIIKDRNIRWGIIGLGSIAHKFASDLIKVTGSELYAVASRSADKAQAFSNQYNASIAYSSYEQLVKDEQVDAIYIATPHALHQDNTLLCLEHGKAVLCEKPFAMDSQQVNTMIACAQKHNTLLMEALWTYFLPHYQFVLRELANKTYGNIVKLEANFGFFREFDDNSRLFNKALGGGSLLDIGIYPIFTALSTLGKPKSITAQASYFDNGADSSCSMSFEYERATATLESTLLDDTSNKAIFYCETGTIKINKGFHGLTTVTIFANNDEEVFDFGYQDHGYNLHGYKYEIEHFNELLRQGKTESDIMSFEFSRVLINTLDDVRRLIGLNY; this is translated from the coding sequence ATGAAAATAATTAAAGATAGAAACATCCGATGGGGAATCATTGGGCTGGGCAGTATTGCCCATAAATTTGCTAGCGACCTTATCAAGGTTACGGGTAGTGAGCTTTATGCCGTAGCGTCACGTTCAGCGGATAAAGCACAAGCTTTTTCGAATCAATATAATGCAAGTATTGCCTATAGCAGTTACGAGCAGTTGGTCAAAGACGAACAAGTTGATGCCATTTATATTGCCACCCCGCATGCTTTACACCAAGACAATACCTTATTATGTTTAGAGCATGGCAAAGCGGTTTTATGTGAAAAACCGTTTGCCATGGATAGCCAGCAAGTAAACACTATGATTGCTTGTGCACAAAAACATAATACGTTATTGATGGAGGCGCTATGGACTTATTTTCTACCACACTATCAATTTGTATTGAGAGAGTTGGCCAATAAAACCTATGGCAACATTGTAAAACTGGAAGCAAATTTTGGTTTTTTTCGTGAGTTTGATGATAATTCTCGGCTATTCAATAAAGCCTTAGGTGGGGGCAGCCTTTTAGATATTGGTATTTATCCAATATTTACCGCGCTATCAACACTTGGCAAACCGAAAAGCATAACGGCACAGGCAAGTTATTTTGATAATGGCGCTGACTCTTCCTGCTCAATGAGTTTTGAGTATGAGCGAGCAACTGCAACCCTAGAAAGTACTTTATTAGACGACACGTCAAATAAAGCGATATTTTATTGTGAAACCGGCACTATCAAAATCAATAAGGGCTTTCATGGACTTACAACCGTTACGATTTTCGCTAATAACGATGAAGAGGTGTTTGATTTTGGCTATCAAGATCACGGTTACAACCTACATGGCTACAAATACGAAATAGAGCACTTTAATGAGTTATTAAGGCAAGGTAAAACCGAAAGCGACATTATGAGCTTTGAGTTTAGCCGAGTACTGATTAATACTCTCGACGACGTTAGACGTTTGATTGGGTTAAATTACTAA
- a CDS encoding GntR family transcriptional regulator: MSDKTYLFKKSINSMLKLIVDSTDGQNVMPNDIELTRLLGISRTTVRSCVEHLCDTGIVKRDGPNKVVLRQPIAKDYFDIENKNSTKDEQIEKYFLNLINTGQLLPGDRFSELSLAKNSGCTTITVREFLIKFSNYGLIEKIPRGRWVMVTFDEEFARELISFREMVEMKAITELLKLPKEHPVWAELKDLLNKHQEVRSDMESRYKEFPHLDRDLHFIIQSCTKNRFTKQFFDIVSFVCHYHYQWDKNGEFERFTIAIDEHIDLLNNLITHNNAGAIMSMEKHLNSAESTLLRCVHGLES, encoded by the coding sequence GTGAGCGATAAGACTTACCTATTTAAAAAATCAATTAATAGTATGCTTAAATTAATTGTGGATTCGACAGATGGGCAAAATGTTATGCCTAACGATATCGAGTTAACCCGATTATTAGGTATCAGTCGAACCACGGTGAGATCATGTGTTGAGCATCTTTGTGATACAGGAATAGTTAAAAGAGACGGTCCTAATAAAGTAGTATTGCGTCAACCAATTGCAAAAGACTATTTCGATATTGAAAATAAAAACTCAACCAAAGATGAACAAATAGAAAAGTACTTTTTAAATTTGATTAATACTGGTCAATTATTACCTGGTGATAGGTTTTCAGAACTAAGTTTAGCGAAAAATTCCGGATGTACGACCATTACTGTTCGCGAATTTTTAATCAAATTCTCAAATTATGGGCTGATTGAAAAAATTCCTCGTGGTCGTTGGGTAATGGTTACCTTTGACGAGGAATTTGCCAGAGAGTTGATTTCATTCAGAGAAATGGTTGAAATGAAAGCGATTACTGAACTATTAAAGTTGCCGAAAGAGCACCCTGTTTGGGCGGAGTTAAAAGATCTTCTTAATAAACATCAAGAAGTAAGGTCTGATATGGAGAGTCGCTATAAAGAATTTCCACACTTAGATAGAGATTTACACTTTATAATTCAAAGCTGTACTAAAAACCGTTTTACTAAACAATTTTTCGATATCGTTTCATTTGTTTGTCACTACCACTACCAGTGGGATAAAAACGGAGAGTTTGAACGATTTACCATTGCAATCGACGAACATATAGATTTATTAAACAATTTGATCACCCATAACAATGCCGGTGCAATTATGAGTATGGAAAAGCATTTAAATAGCGCCGAAAGTACGCTTTTACGCTGCGTACATGGATTAGAAAGTTAA
- a CDS encoding ATP-binding cassette domain-containing protein, with translation MINITNYKHPKLTINHWQVGKAERWCILGRNGSGKQYIDQLLTGRISPASAKELSLPNPDKVALVSFETQQQIYENELKLDATDYIDTNDIGTKAKDFLPSNKLNEPIIDELGLRHRLESGYRQLSTGEGRKLLILQAILNGAELLVCDNPFDSLDEESCIALSAALERLSNSAINVLLMLSNRQDIPTWCEKVAFIERGHLNVIGDLNSDVTKQQLDTLLTPTLDDVAWPERSKQLTDYQYDYLVKLVQGKVHYNGVDVFSNLDVQIKPLQHTLITGANGTGKSTLVQLITGDCTQCYSNNIEVLGYKRGSGESIWELKKQMGIVSSELHRQYRVNGQLLTVVTSGFFDSIGLYQTPENYQIEIARQWLNKVGLIEHQYTSFNDLSYGEQRLALIARALVKSPYLLILDEPTQGLDELNRHRVLNFIEHLATQKHSTIILVSHRKDEFLPIFSQHISL, from the coding sequence ATGATAAACATTACTAATTATAAGCATCCCAAGCTAACCATAAATCATTGGCAGGTTGGTAAAGCCGAGCGATGGTGCATTCTCGGACGTAACGGCTCTGGTAAGCAATATATTGATCAATTACTCACTGGTCGTATATCGCCTGCGTCTGCAAAGGAGTTGAGCCTTCCTAACCCGGATAAAGTTGCATTGGTTTCGTTTGAGACGCAGCAACAAATCTATGAAAACGAATTAAAACTAGATGCTACTGATTATATAGATACTAACGATATTGGCACTAAAGCTAAAGACTTTTTACCATCGAACAAACTCAATGAACCGATTATTGATGAACTTGGTTTAAGACATCGACTTGAATCTGGTTATCGCCAATTAAGTACAGGTGAAGGACGCAAACTGCTGATATTGCAAGCCATTTTAAATGGTGCCGAACTATTGGTTTGTGACAATCCGTTTGATAGCTTAGATGAAGAATCCTGTATTGCATTGTCAGCCGCATTAGAGCGTTTATCGAACTCTGCGATTAACGTACTACTTATGCTTAGTAATCGTCAGGATATCCCAACTTGGTGTGAGAAGGTTGCCTTTATTGAACGTGGACATTTAAATGTGATTGGTGATCTAAATAGTGATGTCACTAAGCAGCAACTAGATACATTATTAACGCCTACTCTTGATGACGTTGCTTGGCCAGAAAGAAGTAAACAGTTAACGGATTATCAATATGATTATTTAGTTAAGTTAGTACAAGGTAAGGTTCATTATAATGGTGTGGATGTTTTTTCTAATTTAGATGTGCAGATTAAGCCTTTACAGCATACGTTAATAACTGGTGCTAACGGCACTGGTAAATCAACACTCGTGCAATTGATCACGGGAGATTGTACGCAATGTTATAGTAATAATATTGAGGTTTTAGGTTATAAGCGTGGCTCAGGTGAAAGTATTTGGGAGCTTAAAAAACAGATGGGGATTGTTAGCTCTGAATTACATCGCCAATATCGAGTGAACGGCCAGCTATTAACCGTCGTTACTTCAGGATTTTTCGACTCTATAGGTTTGTATCAAACGCCTGAGAATTATCAAATTGAAATAGCTCGTCAATGGTTAAATAAAGTCGGTTTAATTGAACATCAATATACTAGTTTTAATGATTTAAGCTACGGTGAGCAGCGACTTGCACTTATTGCTAGAGCACTGGTTAAGTCGCCATATTTACTAATTTTAGATGAACCAACCCAAGGTTTAGATGAGTTAAATAGACACAGAGTACTCAATTTTATTGAACACTTAGCAACACAGAAACACAGCACTATTATTTTAGTTAGTCACCGTAAAGATGAATTTTTACCTATATTCAGTCAACATATTAGTTTGTAA
- the lldD gene encoding FMN-dependent L-lactate dehydrogenase LldD, producing MIISSPSDYRDAAKKILPPFLFHYIDGGSYAEHTLRRNVDDLADIGLKQRVLNDMSELDLSTDIFGEKMRLPISLAPVGLTGMYARRGEVQAARAAEKKGISFTMSTVSVCPIEEVAPAIQRPMWFQLYVLKDRGFMKNVLERAKAAGVKTLVFTVDMPIPGARYRDMHSGMSGSFASMRRIYQAMRHPKWAFDVGVFGKPHDLGNVSAYRGEATNLEDYIGWLGSNFDPSISWKDLEWIRDFWDGPIVIKGILDVDDAKDAAKFGADGIVVSNHGGRQLDGVMSSAKALPAIADAVKGDMKIIVDSGIRSGLDVVRMLALGADHTMLGRSFIYALAAKGQAGVENLLDLYDKEMRVAMTLTGANSLADINQELLMQSF from the coding sequence ATGATCATCTCGTCCCCAAGTGATTACCGCGATGCGGCTAAGAAAATTTTGCCTCCATTTTTGTTTCATTACATTGATGGTGGTTCTTATGCTGAACATACACTTCGACGTAATGTTGATGATTTAGCTGACATAGGGTTAAAGCAGCGTGTGTTAAATGATATGTCTGAGCTAGACTTATCTACCGACATTTTCGGTGAAAAAATGAGACTACCTATTTCATTAGCACCTGTCGGTTTAACAGGGATGTATGCTCGTAGAGGGGAAGTTCAAGCGGCAAGGGCTGCAGAAAAAAAAGGCATTTCATTTACCATGTCGACGGTTTCTGTTTGTCCGATCGAAGAGGTTGCGCCCGCAATACAAAGGCCGATGTGGTTTCAGCTATATGTGCTTAAAGACCGTGGTTTTATGAAAAATGTCTTAGAGCGGGCGAAAGCTGCTGGGGTTAAAACTCTAGTTTTTACTGTTGATATGCCAATCCCAGGTGCACGCTATCGCGATATGCATTCAGGGATGAGTGGTTCTTTTGCTTCGATGCGCCGTATTTATCAAGCGATGCGACACCCTAAATGGGCGTTTGATGTTGGCGTATTTGGTAAACCTCATGATTTAGGTAATGTGTCGGCTTATCGCGGCGAAGCAACTAATTTAGAAGATTATATCGGTTGGCTAGGCAGTAATTTTGACCCTTCTATATCTTGGAAAGACTTAGAATGGATACGAGACTTCTGGGATGGGCCTATTGTGATTAAGGGCATTTTAGATGTAGATGATGCCAAAGATGCTGCAAAATTTGGCGCGGACGGTATCGTTGTTTCTAATCACGGTGGCCGTCAATTAGATGGTGTTATGTCGTCGGCAAAAGCCTTACCTGCAATCGCCGATGCGGTCAAAGGGGATATGAAGATCATTGTTGACTCTGGTATTCGCTCTGGTCTTGATGTTGTGCGAATGCTTGCATTAGGCGCCGATCATACTATGTTGGGCCGCTCATTTATTTACGCATTAGCCGCTAAAGGCCAAGCGGGAGTAGAAAATCTACTCGACCTGTATGATAAGGAAATGCGCGTAGCAATGACATTAACGGGCGCGAATAGTCTCGCTGATATTAATCAAGAATTATTGATGCAGTCATTTTAA